In Notamacropus eugenii isolate mMacEug1 chromosome 1, mMacEug1.pri_v2, whole genome shotgun sequence, one genomic interval encodes:
- the LKAAEAR1 gene encoding protein LKAAEAR1, with translation MPGAQLYSDKMNKPKKPFSIKKESEMKTPKQETSAEKEAVAGNKSKQGDKTAAENAAKDWKNIMATEAAEKVMADRSRAPSQNQNKWGEPKAQGMTTFLKKSPDSLLRKDLTSLSPAEAKRYLLFAEPKNVGSRGMLPNNSFDSVSSSQGCQRWELPAESEAEQQNRLIGVLKASEARSRVRALRLRYTRMRAEEIKHLISKQKTARAAIRLEIFLPPHLNPTKIPDCLDRRERHRVEAILEEEGTQPLFR, from the exons ATGCCAGGAGCACAGCTATACTCAGATAAGATGAATAAACCAAAGAAGCCGTTTTCCATAAAGAAAGAGAGCGAAATGAAGACACCGAAGCAGGAAACCTCAGCAGAGAAGGAGGCGGTGGCAGGAAACAAATCTAAGCAGGGGGATAAAACAGCAGCCGAGAATGCAGCCAAAGACTGGAAGAACATCATGGCTACAGAGGCTGCTGAGAAAGTCATGGCCGACAGGTCAAGGGCACCATCACAGAACCAAAACAAATGGGGGGAACCTAAGGCCCAGGGGATGACCACGTTTCTGAAAAAGTCCCCAGATTCCCTGCTTCGCAAGGACTTGACTTCCTTATCTCCAGCCGAAGCAAAGCGCTACTTGCTTTTCGCGGAACCCAAGAACGTTGGCTCCAGAGGCATGCTCCCCAACAATTCATTTGATAGTGTCAGCAGCAGCCAAGGCTGCCAGCGGTGGGAGCTGCCTGCGGAGTCAGAAGCAGAACAGCAGAACCGCCTCATTGGAGTTCTGAAGGCTTCTGAGGCTCGAAGCCGAGTCCGAGCGCTACGACTCCGATATACACGGATGAGG GCTGAGGAGATAAAGCACTTGATTAGCAAGCAGAAAACAGCCCGGGCAGCAATCCGACTTGAAATATTCCTGCCTCCTCATCTGAACCCCACGAAGATCCCAGACTGTCTGGACAGACGTGAG